One window of the Rhizobiaceae bacterium genome contains the following:
- a CDS encoding fumarylacetoacetate hydrolase family protein has translation MKLVRYGKAGKEKPGLIDAQGKIRDLSAHVTDISGAALDPKVLKKLAKLDPESLPKVSGNPRIGPCVAGTGKFICIGLNYSDHAAETNMQVPSEPIIFMKASSAIVGPDDDVLIPRGSKKTDWEVELAIIIGKKAKYVSEDEALDYVAGYAVTNDVSERAFQAERQGQWTKGKSCDTFGPIGPWLVTKDEVKDPQDLKMWCTVNGKTMQDGSTSTMVYGVKHLVSYLSQFMSLLPGDVISTGTPPGVGMGMKPPLFLKDGDVVELGIEGLGTQKQTFRQDA, from the coding sequence TTGAAACTGGTTCGTTACGGCAAGGCGGGCAAGGAGAAGCCCGGCCTGATTGATGCGCAGGGCAAGATCCGTGATTTGTCCGCACATGTTACCGATATCAGCGGCGCGGCGCTCGACCCCAAGGTCCTGAAGAAGCTCGCCAAGCTCGATCCTGAATCGCTGCCGAAGGTTTCCGGCAATCCGCGCATCGGCCCCTGTGTCGCCGGCACCGGCAAGTTCATCTGCATCGGCCTCAACTATTCCGACCACGCCGCCGAGACCAATATGCAGGTGCCATCCGAGCCGATCATCTTCATGAAGGCGTCGTCCGCCATCGTCGGCCCGGACGACGATGTGCTCATCCCCCGCGGCTCCAAGAAGACCGACTGGGAGGTCGAGCTTGCCATCATCATCGGCAAGAAGGCGAAATACGTGTCCGAAGACGAGGCGCTCGACTACGTGGCCGGCTATGCGGTGACCAACGACGTCTCGGAGCGCGCCTTCCAGGCCGAGCGCCAGGGCCAGTGGACCAAGGGCAAGAGCTGCGACACCTTCGGGCCGATCGGCCCCTGGCTGGTGACGAAGGACGAGGTCAAGGACCCGCAGGACCTGAAGATGTGGTGCACCGTCAACGGCAAGACGATGCAGGACGGCTCGACCAGCACCATGGTCTACGGCGTCAAGCATCTGGTCTCCTACCTGTCGCAGTTCATGAGCCTGCTTCCCGGCGACGTCATCTCGACCGGAACCCCGCCCGGTGTCGGCATGGGCATGAAGCCGCCGCTGTTCCTGAAGGACGGCGACGTGGTCGAACTCGGCATCGAAGGGCTCGGCACGCAGAAGCAGACCTTCAGGCAGGATGCCTGA
- a CDS encoding aldehyde dehydrogenase family protein, whose translation MNILERYNAMDYGPAPEARNEADQWIAGKDLSKALFIGGAWSAAVGGKTFDVLEPATGKLLAKVSEAGEADIDAAVAAARKALAKWSAASGYERAKVIYAIARAIQRHQRLFAVLESIDNGKPIRESRDIDVPLAIRHFLHHAGWAQALEREFPGHRPVGVVGQVIPWNFPLLMLAWKIAPALAAGCTVVLKPAEYTPLTAILFAEICERAGVPKGVVNIVPGGPAAGAAIVNHPGVDKIAFTGSSEVGRIIRKATTGSGKKLSLELGGKSAFMVFEDADLDSAVEGLVDGIWFNQGQVCCAGSRLLVQEGIAEAFIAKVKTRMGRLRVGSPLDKNTDIGPLVDRTQLDRVSGLVAEGAKQGAACWQPDFALPSSGYFYRPTLATGVSPANILAQEEVFGPVLASMTFRNTEEAIELANNTRYGLAASVWSENINLALHVAPQLKAGVVWINGTNMFDAACGFGGYRESGFGREGGKEGMYEYLLSKLPYGAAIRPSAPAKAAETAEQPGIDRTAKLYINGKQVRPDGAYSMPALNGKGKFVGEVGLGNRKDIRDAVAAARACKAWGEATAYNRSQVLYFLAENLSIRADEFAARLSALTGASAKAVRAEVDLSIERLFDFAGMADKFEGRAHQPPARAVTLALNEPAGVIGMVMQDEQPLLGFVSMVAPALAMGNTVVAVPSERWPLIATDLYQVIEYSDLPAGAINIVTGRSAELAAVLAKHDDVDGLWLVADAETCKKAEAESIGNLKRMWTSNGRAIDWTSPAAGGETFLRRAIEVKNVWVPYGD comes from the coding sequence ATGAACATCCTCGAACGCTACAACGCCATGGACTACGGCCCGGCTCCGGAGGCGCGCAACGAGGCGGATCAGTGGATCGCCGGCAAGGACCTGTCCAAGGCGCTGTTCATCGGCGGGGCATGGTCCGCGGCGGTGGGCGGCAAGACCTTCGACGTGCTCGAACCCGCGACCGGCAAGCTGCTGGCAAAAGTCTCGGAGGCCGGTGAGGCCGATATCGACGCGGCCGTCGCGGCGGCGCGAAAGGCGCTGGCGAAGTGGAGCGCAGCTTCCGGCTACGAGCGCGCCAAGGTTATCTACGCCATCGCCCGGGCCATTCAGCGGCACCAGCGGCTTTTCGCCGTGCTGGAATCGATCGACAACGGCAAGCCTATCCGCGAGAGCCGCGACATCGACGTGCCGCTGGCGATCCGCCATTTCCTCCACCACGCCGGCTGGGCGCAGGCGCTGGAGCGCGAGTTTCCCGGCCACCGGCCGGTCGGCGTCGTCGGGCAGGTCATACCGTGGAATTTCCCGCTGCTGATGCTCGCCTGGAAGATCGCGCCGGCGCTGGCGGCGGGCTGCACGGTCGTGCTGAAGCCGGCCGAATACACGCCGCTGACCGCCATCCTCTTCGCCGAAATCTGTGAGCGGGCCGGCGTGCCGAAGGGCGTCGTCAACATCGTGCCGGGCGGGCCGGCGGCGGGCGCGGCCATCGTCAACCATCCGGGCGTCGACAAGATCGCCTTCACCGGCTCCTCGGAGGTCGGCAGGATCATCCGCAAGGCGACGACCGGCTCGGGCAAGAAGCTGTCGCTCGAACTCGGCGGCAAGTCGGCCTTCATGGTGTTCGAGGATGCCGATCTCGATTCCGCCGTGGAGGGGCTGGTGGACGGCATCTGGTTCAACCAGGGCCAGGTCTGCTGCGCCGGCTCTCGGCTGCTCGTGCAGGAGGGCATAGCGGAGGCCTTCATCGCCAAGGTGAAGACGCGCATGGGCCGGCTGCGCGTCGGCTCGCCGCTCGACAAGAACACCGACATCGGCCCGCTGGTGGACCGCACGCAGCTCGATCGCGTGTCCGGTCTCGTCGCCGAAGGCGCGAAACAGGGCGCGGCCTGCTGGCAGCCTGATTTCGCATTGCCGTCGTCCGGCTATTTCTACCGCCCGACGCTGGCGACCGGCGTCTCGCCGGCCAACATCCTCGCGCAGGAGGAGGTGTTCGGCCCGGTGCTGGCGTCTATGACGTTTCGCAACACCGAGGAGGCGATCGAGCTCGCCAACAACACGCGCTACGGGCTGGCTGCCTCGGTGTGGAGCGAGAACATCAACCTCGCGCTGCATGTCGCACCGCAGCTCAAGGCCGGCGTGGTGTGGATCAACGGCACCAACATGTTCGACGCGGCCTGCGGCTTCGGCGGCTACCGCGAGAGCGGCTTCGGCCGCGAGGGCGGCAAGGAGGGCATGTACGAATATCTCTTGTCGAAGCTGCCCTATGGCGCGGCGATCAGGCCGTCCGCGCCGGCAAAGGCTGCGGAGACGGCTGAGCAGCCGGGCATCGACCGCACGGCAAAGCTCTATATCAACGGCAAGCAGGTGCGGCCGGACGGCGCCTATTCCATGCCGGCCCTGAACGGCAAGGGCAAGTTCGTCGGCGAGGTCGGCCTCGGCAACCGCAAGGACATACGCGACGCAGTCGCCGCCGCGCGCGCCTGCAAGGCATGGGGCGAGGCGACTGCCTACAACCGCTCGCAGGTGCTCTACTTCCTGGCGGAAAACCTCTCGATCCGCGCCGACGAGTTCGCGGCGCGGTTGTCGGCGCTGACGGGCGCTTCCGCAAAGGCCGTGCGCGCAGAGGTCGACCTCTCGATAGAACGCCTCTTCGACTTTGCCGGCATGGCCGACAAGTTCGAAGGCCGCGCCCACCAGCCGCCGGCGCGGGCGGTGACGCTGGCGCTCAACGAGCCGGCCGGCGTCATCGGCATGGTGATGCAGGACGAGCAGCCGCTGCTCGGTTTCGTATCTATGGTGGCGCCGGCGCTCGCCATGGGCAACACGGTGGTCGCGGTGCCGTCGGAGCGCTGGCCGCTGATCGCGACCGACCTCTATCAGGTGATCGAATATTCCGATCTGCCGGCCGGCGCGATCAACATCGTCACCGGCCGCAGCGCCGAACTCGCCGCCGTTCTGGCAAAACATGACGATGTCGACGGACTCTGGCTGGTCGCGGACGCCGAGACGTGCAAGAAGGCCGAGGCGGAGTCGATCGGCAATCTCAAGCGCATGTGGACCAGCAATGGCCGCGCCATCGATTGGACTTCGCCCGCGGCGGGCGGGGAAACATTCCTGCGGCGCGCGATCGAGGTCAAGAACGTCTGGGTGCCATACGGCGATTAG
- the deoC gene encoding deoxyribose-phosphate aldolase, with protein MNRETGRAVAAAEPASPVVTPLPSRVAANAAEPAHGIARNPGMPLDLGFLESMRSVNRSALERRVGTLTKRRSIKNDNQAAWLLRAIALMDLTTLNSNDTDERVRRLCAKAINPLRPDIVAALGIEGAGIRPAAVCVYHPFVATAVEALKGSGIHVAAVSTAFPHGLAPLKTRLEEIEASIADGADEIDVVIQRGLVYGARWEELYDEIRQMRAACGEAHLKVILGTGDLVTLRNVTLASMVAMMAGADFIKTSTGKESVNATLPVGLAMVRAIRAYFEETGYMIGFKPAGGISTAKSALDWLVLMKEELGRPWLEPELFRFGASSLLTDIERQLEHHVTGHYSANHRHAMA; from the coding sequence ATGAACAGGGAAACAGGGCGCGCCGTGGCGGCGGCCGAACCGGCATCCCCGGTGGTGACGCCCCTGCCGTCACGCGTGGCGGCGAACGCGGCGGAGCCCGCGCACGGCATCGCCCGCAATCCCGGCATGCCGCTCGATCTCGGCTTCCTGGAATCGATGCGCAGCGTCAACCGCTCCGCGCTGGAACGTCGTGTCGGCACGCTGACCAAGCGGCGCTCGATCAAGAACGACAATCAGGCCGCATGGCTGCTGCGCGCCATCGCGCTGATGGACCTGACGACGCTCAACTCCAACGACACGGACGAGCGCGTGCGCCGGCTCTGCGCCAAGGCGATCAACCCGCTCCGCCCCGACATTGTCGCGGCGCTGGGCATCGAGGGCGCCGGCATCCGACCGGCGGCGGTCTGCGTCTACCATCCCTTCGTGGCGACGGCCGTCGAGGCGCTGAAGGGCTCCGGCATCCATGTCGCGGCCGTCTCAACCGCCTTTCCGCACGGTCTCGCGCCGCTGAAGACGCGGCTTGAGGAGATCGAAGCCTCGATCGCCGACGGTGCGGATGAGATCGACGTCGTCATCCAGCGCGGGCTGGTCTACGGCGCGCGCTGGGAAGAACTCTATGACGAGATCCGCCAGATGCGCGCGGCCTGCGGCGAGGCGCATCTCAAGGTCATCCTCGGCACGGGCGATCTCGTCACGCTGCGCAACGTGACGCTGGCCTCGATGGTGGCGATGATGGCGGGCGCCGACTTCATCAAGACCTCGACCGGCAAGGAGAGCGTCAACGCCACGCTGCCGGTCGGCCTCGCCATGGTGCGGGCCATCCGCGCCTATTTCGAGGAAACCGGCTACATGATCGGCTTCAAGCCCGCCGGCGGCATCTCCACCGCCAAGTCCGCGCTCGACTGGCTGGTGCTGATGAAGGAAGAACTCGGCCGTCCGTGGCTGGAGCCGGAGTTGTTCCGCTTCGGTGCGTCGAGCCTGCTGACCGACATCGAACGGCAGCTCGAACATCACGTCACGGGCCACTACTCGGCCAACCACCGCCACGCGATGGCGTGA
- a CDS encoding DoxX family protein, with protein MLEGLSRYQPQALAILRIVTALLFIEHGTQKLFGFPASGGDGGGGLPTLMLIAGILEVFGGLLILLGLLTRPVAFILSGFMAVAYFMAHAPQNFFPVNNGGDAAILFCFVFLYLFFAGPGAWSVDASRESR; from the coding sequence ATGCTCGAGGGACTATCCAGATACCAGCCGCAGGCGCTCGCCATCCTGCGCATCGTGACGGCGCTGCTGTTCATCGAGCATGGCACGCAGAAACTGTTCGGCTTCCCGGCATCGGGAGGAGATGGCGGCGGCGGATTGCCGACCCTGATGCTGATCGCCGGCATACTGGAAGTGTTCGGCGGGCTGCTGATCCTGCTCGGCCTGCTGACGCGTCCCGTGGCTTTCATCCTGTCCGGCTTCATGGCCGTCGCCTATTTCATGGCGCACGCGCCGCAGAACTTCTTCCCCGTCAACAATGGCGGCGACGCGGCCATCCTGTTCTGCTTTGTCTTCCTCTATCTGTTCTTCGCCGGCCCCGGCGCGTGGAGCGTGGACGCATCGCGGGAAAGCCGCTGA
- a CDS encoding ferredoxin--NADP reductase, translating to MPSAEALTVERPAAFPVPAGVHAEQVVSVKHYTDRLFSFRITRPQSFRFRSGEFVMIGLPNAEKPVFRAYSVASPSWDEEIEFFSIKVPDGPLTSELQKIAPGDTVLMRQKATGTLVLDALKPGKRLFMISTGTGIAPFASLIRDPETYDKFDQIVLTHTCRNHAELTYGVELYEQAINDPLIGELTAGRLTLYSSTTRESTPRMGRITHLIENGKLYADLGIEPLDPTQDRVMICGSMGMLKDVKSLIEGLGFEEGSNSKPGDFVVERAFVG from the coding sequence ATGCCATCCGCCGAAGCGCTGACAGTCGAGCGGCCCGCCGCCTTCCCGGTCCCGGCCGGCGTGCATGCCGAGCAGGTCGTCTCGGTGAAGCATTATACGGACCGCCTGTTCTCCTTCCGCATCACGCGGCCGCAATCGTTCCGTTTCCGCTCGGGCGAGTTCGTGATGATCGGCCTGCCGAATGCCGAGAAGCCGGTGTTCCGCGCCTATTCGGTGGCCAGCCCGTCATGGGACGAGGAGATCGAATTCTTCTCGATCAAGGTGCCGGACGGCCCGCTGACGTCCGAGCTTCAGAAGATCGCGCCGGGCGACACGGTGCTGATGCGCCAGAAGGCGACCGGCACGCTGGTGCTCGACGCGCTGAAGCCCGGCAAGCGGCTGTTCATGATCTCGACCGGCACCGGCATCGCGCCCTTCGCCAGCCTGATCCGCGATCCCGAGACCTACGACAAGTTCGACCAGATCGTGCTGACTCACACCTGCCGCAACCATGCCGAACTGACCTATGGCGTCGAGCTCTACGAGCAGGCGATCAACGATCCGCTGATCGGCGAGCTTACCGCAGGGCGGCTGACGCTCTATTCCTCGACGACCCGCGAATCGACGCCGCGGATGGGACGCATCACGCATCTCATCGAAAACGGCAAGCTCTACGCCGATCTCGGCATCGAGCCGCTCGATCCGACGCAGGATCGCGTCATGATCTGCGGCTCCATGGGGATGCTGAAGGACGTAAAGAGCCTGATCGAAGGTCTCGGCTTCGAGGAAGGCTCGAACAGCAAGCCGGGCGATTTTGTGGTCGAACGCGCCTTCGTGGGCTGA
- a CDS encoding MarR family winged helix-turn-helix transcriptional regulator yields MNTADPLLKMLDAEPDPADAPPGYRLQEQVGFLLRKAHQRHVAIFAAQIGDLTPPQFAALAKLGEVGETSQNQLGALVAMDAATIKGVVDRLKGRGLVEVARDKGDRRRVMVTLTPGGQAALAALLRAARQVTAETLAPLSRREAEQLVKLLGRIS; encoded by the coding sequence CGGCCGATGCCCCGCCCGGCTATCGCTTGCAGGAGCAGGTCGGCTTCCTGCTGCGCAAGGCCCATCAGCGGCATGTCGCGATCTTCGCCGCCCAGATCGGCGACCTGACGCCGCCGCAATTCGCCGCGCTGGCGAAGCTCGGGGAGGTCGGCGAGACGTCGCAGAACCAGCTCGGCGCGCTGGTCGCCATGGACGCCGCCACCATCAAGGGCGTCGTCGACCGGCTGAAAGGGCGTGGGCTGGTCGAAGTGGCCCGCGACAAAGGCGACAGGAGGCGCGTCATGGTGACGCTGACCCCCGGGGGACAGGCAGCGCTGGCCGCCCTGCTGCGGGCTGCCCGGCAGGTCACGGCCGAGACGCTGGCGCCGCTCTCGCGGCGCGAGGCCGAACAACTGGTAAAGCTGCTCGGCCGGATTTCCTGA